The genomic region AGCCTCGCCGCTGTCGGCCGGGAACTGGCGGCGCTTTCCACGCGCGGCGCGTCCCGGACGCCTGGAGGACACACCCGATGGAACTGACCGAAACGCATTCCCTGCCGGTGCCGCAGGCGCGCGCGTGGCAAGCGCTCAACGACACGGAGATCCTCAAAGCCTGCATCCCCGGCTGCGACAGCATCGAAGCCGATGGCGAAAATGCCTATGCCGTCGGGATGACTGCCGCCGTCGGCCCGGTCAAGGCACGCTTCAAGGGACGCATGGAACTCACCGAGATCGACGCGCCGCACACGTACACGATCGTCTTCGAAGGACAAGGCGGCGCGGCCGGCTTCAGCAAGGGCAGCGCGAAAGTGAATCTCGAACCGGGCGAAAACGCGGAGACGACCACGCTCACGTACAGCGCGCACGCGCAGGTCGGCGGCAAGCTCGCGCAGATCGGCTCGCGGCTCGTGG from Caballeronia sp. Lep1P3 harbors:
- a CDS encoding CoxG family protein is translated as MELTETHSLPVPQARAWQALNDTEILKACIPGCDSIEADGENAYAVGMTAAVGPVKARFKGRMELTEIDAPHTYTIVFEGQGGAAGFSKGSAKVNLEPGENAETTTLTYSAHAQVGGKLAQIGSRLVDGAARKIAGEFFKRFSARLQGGDESQPAQNVAADEETGGEKEEKGKKSWTAWISKS